The DNA window GACGTCCACCTGGGACACCTCCTCACCCCGGCCCCCGGGACGCCGGGGCCGGCGACCGGAGGCAGGCCCGCGAATCGGGCAGGACTGCACTTCTCCAACAGCCTAAGGGAGTTGACGTAGTCCGATCGGACACATGGTCATGAGCGTTCGGTCGAGAGTTGGTGGGACGCGCCGTTCTCCGCCTTGGTCAGCAGGTCGCGGAACCGGCCCGCGCCGGCGACCGGCGACGCCCATCCGGCCGACGTCTCGACCAGCCGGGTCTCCGGTCGCTCCAACCAGGACAGGATGCGCTCGGTCTCCTCCGCGGTGGCCGCCGGCACCGGGCCGTGCCCGGGCAGGACCGTCTCGGCCGTGGCCCGGATCGCGGTGATGGTCGGTCGCGGGTGGACACCCGGCGGGGACACCCCGGCCCCGGCCAGCCGGCCGTGGCGCACCAGGGCCAGCTCCCAGCCGCCCCCGGCGGCCGGGCGGGCGGCGGCCAGCTCGGCGATGCCGGTCAGCGCGGCCAGGCGCTGCATCCGGACCGCCGCGCGCAGCACCGCGGCGAGCCGGCTGCGCACCACCGCGGCCTCCTCGTAGCGCTGGGCGGCGGAGAGCACCTCGATCCGGGCCAGCAGGGCGTCCACCACCACCTGCGGGTCGTCCCGGGTGGCGGTGCGGAACGGCACGGCGGCGCGGTGGTCGTACTCCTCCGGGGTGATCCGGTGCTCGCAGGGCGCCGGGCAGCGACCCAGCTCGGCCAGCGCGCAGGCCGGCATGGTGGTGCGCCGGGACAGCCGGTGGGTGCACTGGCGCAGCGGCACCGCGTCGTGGAAGCCGGCGGCGGCCAGCTCGGCCGCCTGCTTCGAGCGGAACGGGCCGAGGTAGGCCGAGTCGGTGGGGGCCAGGTCGCGCACGATCGACAACCGCGGGTACGCCTCGTCGGTCAGCTTCAGCCAGACCTGGCGCTCCGGGTACTTCGACCGCCGGTTGTAGGGCGGGGCGTGCGCGGCGATCAGCCGCAGCTCGCGCACCTCGGCCTCCAGCGAGTGGGCGCACTCGACCGCCTCGACCCGCTCGGCGGCGGCCAGCATCTCCGAGATCCGGGCCCGCTTCTCGGAGGCCGTGAAGTAGCTGCGCACCCGGGTGGCGATGTCGCCGGAGGTGCCGACGTAGAGCGGACGGTCGTCGGCGGCCCGGAAGATGTAGACGCCGGGCACCTTCGGCAGCCCCTCGGCGAGGTGCCGCTTCCGGCGCTGGGTCGGGGTGACCGCCCGGGCGAACTCGATGGCCTCGCCGACGGTGTCCACCCGGTGCCCGCCGAGCCGGCCGATCAGCCCGTGCAGCACGTCGACCGTGGCCTTGGCGTCGTCGAGCGCCCGGTGGGTGGGCTGGGTGGCGGTGCGGAAGTAGGCCGCCAGGGTGCCCAGCTTGCGGTTGGGCACCTCGTCGCGGGTGAGCACCCGGCGGGCCAGCGCGGCGGTGTCGAGCACCCGCGGGTTGGGCCAGCGGTAGCCGTGCTTCGCGCAGGCGGCCTTGAGGAAGCCCACGTCGTAGGGGGCGTTGTGGGCGACCAGGACGGCGTCGGCGACGAATTCCAGGAAGCTCGGCAGGACCTGCTCGATGGGCGGCGCGGGCAGCAGCATGGCCTGGGTGATCCCGGTCAGCACGGTGATGAACGGCGGGATCGGCACCCCCGGGTTGACCAGGGTGGCCAGCACGCCCAGCTCCTCGCCGCCGCGCACCTTGACGGCGCCGATCTCGGTGATCCCGCCGCCGTCCGGCGCGCCGCCGGTGGTCTCCAGGTCGACCACCACGAAGGTGGTCGCGTAGAGCGGCAGCGCGGGGTCGACCCCCGTGCCCGCCACCCGGTCCAGGCCGGCCAGGGCCTCCTGGACGTAGTCCGGTCGCGTCACCCGCGGCACGCTAGCGGCGGGGTCCGACACTCCCGTCCCGGCAGCCTCAGGAGTTACCACGGGGGTAGGATGAGAGATCGGCTCACTCACCGGGCGGTGGGCCCGGTCGGGGTGGGAGACTTGCCACATGCCCCTCACCGAGCCGCACGACGACCACTCCTCCGTGGAGGAGCCGGTGGTCGGCGCGCAGGACCCCGGTGAGACCCCCGCCACACCGCCCGAGCCGGAGCCCACCCTGCCCGAGCCGGTCCGGCAGCGGATCGTGTCGCTCACCGCCGCGGTGCTGCCCGGCCTGGCCGCCGACGAGGTGCCGGTGCCGCTGCGCCGGGTGGCCAAGTTCGCCCCCAACCGGCGCGCCCGGCTCGGCGCCCCGGCCATCGCCGCCCAGCTCACCGCCGACCCGCTGTTCCGGCAGCGGGTCACCGCCCGGGTGCTCGCCGACGCCGGCGACCTGGGCGCGGCCGTGGTGGACGGCACCGCCCCGGCGGCGGCCGACCCGGTCGAGGTGGCCGCCCTGGCCTACCTGGCCCGGCCCCGGGGCTGGCGGGAGCTGATCGACGCCAGCGGCGCCGCGGTGCGCGCCGAGGCGGACAGCGCCGTGGTCGCCGAGCTGGTCCGCGAGGCCGAGCAGCGCGCCACCCGCGCCGAGCACGACCGGGCGGTGGCCCGCGTCGAGGCGGAGAAGCTCCGCGACGAGCTCGCCCGGGTCCGCGAGGAGCTGGGCCAGCTCCGCGAGGAGGCCCGGCAGCTCACCCGTACCCTCCGGGAGACCCAGGCCCGGGAGCGCAAGGCCACCGAGATGCTGGCCACCGAGCGCGGCCGGGCCGCCCGCGCGGCCGCCGACGCGGACGCCGAGCTGCGCCGGGCCCGGGCCCGGCTGGCCGAGGCGGAGGCCGCGGCCGGGGTGGCCCGGGTCAGCGCCAAGGAGGCCCGCTCGGTCGACGAGGCCAGGCTGTGGCTGCTGCTGGAGACGATCGGGCAGGCCGCCGTCGGGCTCCGCCGCGAGCTGGCCCTGGACCCGGTGGACAAGCTGCCCGCCGACTTCGTCGCCGACGCGTTCGCCGACCGGCCCGGGACCACCCCGGCCGGGGCCGCCACCCGGGCCCGGGACACCGACGACCCGGCCCGCCTCGACCAGCTGCTCGCCCTGCCCAAGGCGCACCTGGTGGTGGACGGCTACAACGTCACCAAGCGCGGCTTCGGCGAGATGTCGCTGGAGCAGCAGCGCAAGCGGCTGATCACCGGGCTCGGCGGGATCGCCGCGCAGACCGGTGACGAGGTCACCGTGGTCTTCGACGGCGCCGAACGGATCCACGGGCTGCCGCCCGCGCCGCGCGGGGTGCGGGTGCTCTTCTCCCACAAGGGGGAGACGGCCGACGAGCTGATCCGCCGGCTGGTCCGCGCCGAGCCGGCCGGGCGGCCGGTGGTGGTGATCTCCTCCGACCGCGAGGTCGCCGACGGGGTACGCCGGCACGGCGCCTACCCGCTCGGCGCCGACTCGCTGCTGCGGCGGCTCGCCCGGTCCTGACGCCGATGATCGGGTTCGGGGTGGGTGCTGCCTCGTTGTCCGGTTCTGTCACACCCCCGGCCTAGCCTCGTGGTGACTGACGGTGGCGGGCTCCTCTCCGGTCCGCCACCGGCGACGCGTCAGGAGGCGTTGATGCTCATCGACTGCGACACCTGCGGGATCCGGGGCGCCGGGTGCTCCGGCTGCCTGGTGACCGCGCTGCTCGACACCGGTGCCGCGGCGGCCGACCTGGGCCCCGCCGAGCACCGGGCGATCGAGGTGTTCGCCCGGGCCGGCTTCGAGGTGCAGGTGCTGCCGGCCCCGCCCGCTCCCCGGCGTCGGTCCGGTCGCCGGGTGGCCTGATCCCGCTCGGCCACCACGGCCACCGCGCCGCCCCCGGGCCTTAGGATGAGCGCTCACGGCGGGAGGGGAGCGGGCATGAACCGGGTGGGGCGCGACGGGGTGCGGCGGTGACCCCGCGCGGCTGGGCGGTGCTGACCCTGGCCGGGCTGGTCGTCGCGCTGCTTGTCGCCGGGGCGCTGCTGGTGCCGTGGAGCCGGCCGCCGGCACCCCGCGCCGACCAGCTCGCGGCGCTGCGTGCGCTCCCCGTCGACCAGGTGGCCCGGGGTCGCGCCTTCCACGGCGCCCTGCGCCCGGCCGGCTGGTCGGCGCTCGTCGTCGGCCTCGTGGTGGCCCTGCTGCTCGGGCTCACCCCGCTCGGCGGCCGTCTGGTCGAGCTGGCCGGCCGGCCCTTCGGCGGGCACTGGGCCGCCCAGGCGGTGCTCGGCGGGCTGGCCGTGCTGTTCCTCGCCGACCTGCTCACCCTGCCCTTCGCCGCGTGGCGGCAGACCGTGCTGACCCGCTACGGGCTGAGCACCCAGGGCTGGGGCGGCTGGGCCGTCGACCTGCTCAAGTCGTACGCGGTCAGCGCCGTCATCGGCGCGCTCGTCCTGCTCGGCTTCTACACGGTGGTCCGGCTCGCCCCGCGCTGGTGGTGGGCGTTCGGCGCGGCCGGCGCCGCCCTGCTGGTGGTGCTGCTGTCGTTCGTGCTGCCGGTGCTGGTCGAGCCGGTGTTCAACCGGTTCACGCCCATGGAGCCCGGCCCGCTGCGCACCGAGCTGACCAGCCTGGCGGCCCGGGACGGGGTGCCGGTGCGCGACGTGCTGGTCGCCGACGCCTCGCGGCGGACCCGGGCGGTCAACGCGTACGTCTCGGGCCTGGGGCCGACCCGGCGGGTGGTCGTCTACGACACCCTGCTGCGCGAGGCGGACCCGGCGGAGGTGACCAGCGTGGTCGCCCACGAGCTGGGGCACGCCAAGGACCGGGACGTGTGGACCGGCACCCTCATCGGGGCGCTGGGCGCCGCCGCCGCGGTGGTGGCGCTCTACCTGATCGGCTCCTGGACGCCGCTGCTGCGGCTGGCCGGCGTCGACTCGATCGCCCAGCCCCGGGCGTTCCCGCTGCTGATCGCGCTGGTCACGGTCGCCGGGCTGGTGGCCACGCCGGCGCAGGCGCTGGTCTCCCGGCGGGTGGAGGCCCGCGCCGACGCGCACGCGCTGGCGCTCACCGGCGATCCGGTCACCTTCGAGGCGATGCAGCGCCGCCTGGCCGGGGTGAACCTGGCCGACCCCGACCCGCCCCGCTGGGAATACCTCTGGTCGGCGTCCCACCCGTCCACCGTGGAGCGGATGGCCGCCGCCCGCGCCTACGCCAGGGAGTCCGGCCGATGAGCCGCACCTTGCTGATCACCAACGACTTCCCGCCCCGCCCCGGCGGCATCCAGTCGTTCGTGCACCACCTGGCGGTGCGCCAGCCCCCGGGTTCCGTGGTGGTCTACGCGTCGAGCTGGCGGGGCGCGGCCAAGTTCGACGCCGACCAGCCGTTCGAGGTGGTCCGGGAACGCACCAAGGTGCTGCTGCCCACCCCGCTGGTGGCCCGCCGGGCGGCGCGGCTGGCCCGGGCGTACGACTGCGACACGGTGTGGTTCGGCGCGGCGGCCCCGCTGGGGCTGCTCGCGGCCGGGCTGCGCCGCCGGGCCGGGATCCGCCGGGCAGTGGCGCTGACCCACGGGCACGAGGCCGGCTGGGCCACGCTGCCCGGCGCCCGGGCGGCGCTGCGCCGGATCGGCCGGGGCGTGGACGTCACCACCTACCTCGGCGAATACACCCGGGTCCGGTTGGCCCGGGTGCTCGACGGGGTGACCGAGCTGCGCCGGCTCGCCCCGGGCGT is part of the Micromonospora halotolerans genome and encodes:
- a CDS encoding DEDD exonuclease domain-containing protein, whose translation is MTRPDYVQEALAGLDRVAGTGVDPALPLYATTFVVVDLETTGGAPDGGGITEIGAVKVRGGEELGVLATLVNPGVPIPPFITVLTGITQAMLLPAPPIEQVLPSFLEFVADAVLVAHNAPYDVGFLKAACAKHGYRWPNPRVLDTAALARRVLTRDEVPNRKLGTLAAYFRTATQPTHRALDDAKATVDVLHGLIGRLGGHRVDTVGEAIEFARAVTPTQRRKRHLAEGLPKVPGVYIFRAADDRPLYVGTSGDIATRVRSYFTASEKRARISEMLAAAERVEAVECAHSLEAEVRELRLIAAHAPPYNRRSKYPERQVWLKLTDEAYPRLSIVRDLAPTDSAYLGPFRSKQAAELAAAGFHDAVPLRQCTHRLSRRTTMPACALAELGRCPAPCEHRITPEEYDHRAAVPFRTATRDDPQVVVDALLARIEVLSAAQRYEEAAVVRSRLAAVLRAAVRMQRLAALTGIAELAAARPAAGGGWELALVRHGRLAGAGVSPPGVHPRPTITAIRATAETVLPGHGPVPAATAEETERILSWLERPETRLVETSAGWASPVAGAGRFRDLLTKAENGASHQLSTERS
- a CDS encoding NYN domain-containing protein translates to MPLTEPHDDHSSVEEPVVGAQDPGETPATPPEPEPTLPEPVRQRIVSLTAAVLPGLAADEVPVPLRRVAKFAPNRRARLGAPAIAAQLTADPLFRQRVTARVLADAGDLGAAVVDGTAPAAADPVEVAALAYLARPRGWRELIDASGAAVRAEADSAVVAELVREAEQRATRAEHDRAVARVEAEKLRDELARVREELGQLREEARQLTRTLRETQARERKATEMLATERGRAARAAADADAELRRARARLAEAEAAAGVARVSAKEARSVDEARLWLLLETIGQAAVGLRRELALDPVDKLPADFVADAFADRPGTTPAGAATRARDTDDPARLDQLLALPKAHLVVDGYNVTKRGFGEMSLEQQRKRLITGLGGIAAQTGDEVTVVFDGAERIHGLPPAPRGVRVLFSHKGETADELIRRLVRAEPAGRPVVVISSDREVADGVRRHGAYPLGADSLLRRLARS
- a CDS encoding M48 family metallopeptidase; translated protein: MTPRGWAVLTLAGLVVALLVAGALLVPWSRPPAPRADQLAALRALPVDQVARGRAFHGALRPAGWSALVVGLVVALLLGLTPLGGRLVELAGRPFGGHWAAQAVLGGLAVLFLADLLTLPFAAWRQTVLTRYGLSTQGWGGWAVDLLKSYAVSAVIGALVLLGFYTVVRLAPRWWWAFGAAGAALLVVLLSFVLPVLVEPVFNRFTPMEPGPLRTELTSLAARDGVPVRDVLVADASRRTRAVNAYVSGLGPTRRVVVYDTLLREADPAEVTSVVAHELGHAKDRDVWTGTLIGALGAAAAVVALYLIGSWTPLLRLAGVDSIAQPRAFPLLIALVTVAGLVATPAQALVSRRVEARADAHALALTGDPVTFEAMQRRLAGVNLADPDPPRWEYLWSASHPSTVERMAAARAYARESGR